In one window of Carcharodon carcharias isolate sCarCar2 chromosome 14, sCarCar2.pri, whole genome shotgun sequence DNA:
- the LOC121286790 gene encoding 60S ribosomal protein L37 — MTKGTSSFGKRRNKTHTLCRRCGAKAFHLQKSTCGKCAYPAKRKRKYNWSAKAKRRNTTGTGRMRHLKVVYRRFRNGFREGTTPKPRRSTMASSSTA, encoded by the exons ATG ACGAAGGGAACATCATCGTTTGGTAAGAGGCGGAACAAGACCCACACTCTTTGCCGACGATGTGGGGCTAAAGCATTTCATCTGCAGAAATCGACCTGCGGCAAATGTGCCTACCCTGCCAAGAGAAAGAGGAAGT ATAACTGGAGTGCCAAGGCCAAAAGGAGAAACACAACTGGTACAGGCCGCATGAGGCACCTGAAGGTGGTGTATCGCCGATTCAG GAATGGATTCCGCGAAGGGACCACCCCGAAGCCTAGACGTTCCACAATGGCTTCCTCCAGCACTGCATAA